tcattagagaaaaaagagttccaaaattagaaactgCATATTCtcgtgggacggactaaaaaagaaagagtgcatatttttgtgagaatgagggagtaataaacagATAAAGTGGGGAAAAAAAGTAAGGTAAGAGAgtataatgtagataagacttttGCCTACCTTATTTtgtcacttactttactctctatccattttaactatttattatcagtttttcaaaacaagtgcagaaaatgaaacttCTCAACAACCGCGGAACGGTGGGAGTACTTTTAAGAGACAGACTAATAAGGAAATAGTTCTTACATTTcaggacggagggattaaATACCAAACCATATTAGggctatttttataaaattatactccctccatttgcgaataggagtcccatttttccattttggtctgtcGGCAAATATGAGTCTCGGTTCATAAGTTCCACAAATGGTAAAGaagccccacattccactaactcatttcactcacatatcatttaaaactaatatatacaagtgagatcTTATTCCACtttcttttcttaacatttcctaaaactcgtgccgaaaagaaatagGACTACTATTCGCAGACAGAGGGAGCAGTTTATAAGattattaaaaagataaatgtggTAGTTATATGACTTTACCTATCCATTTACCTCtcccattggagatgctcttataagcTTAGCCAAACACCCTGAGGATGAAAGAGGGAAATACCTGTCCTTGGTAGCGTTGACAATGACGGGCAATAATTTGGAGCAAGTTATGTCGGAACCCATGACCGGAGCAAGTAGCGAGATTGCTTGAAGCACAGTCATACGGTACAAGTAGTGTGGGTTCGTCACCATATCCAAGACCTGCATTGAAACTATGGacatattatatacaaaaaaaaggtaaaataggAATATGTCAAAATGTAAGAAGCGTCAGCACAGCCATCCACAAACCTGAGGAACGATATGCTGCATTGCCCATTCTGGACCGAATTCCTCCGCCAGACGCTTCAAATTATTAGCAGCAGCTTCTCGGATCGAGTAAACCTGCATACAGTAGAACCCAAACTCTGAGTACGACTTTGAGGGAGTCTTCGGTAAGAGAGGCAATCAAAGGGAATCATGAACCTTGTCCTGCAGCCACTGCATGCAAAGGGCACCGAGCTTGTCGTCGAAAAATCCAACACCCAACTGACTAGCCAAAAGAGGTATATATTCTATGATGGCAAGCCTGACTCTCCAATGTCTGTCTTCTGCCAGCTCGACAATGGCTGGTAGTAAGGACTGGGAGAGAAGATCGATTCCTATAACCTGAATGGGCAGAGAGGTAAACCCTAAGTAGAGGCGTTAATAAAGTGAAACAAGAAGAACAACAGAAGCGAGGAGGCACAAACCTGGTTGACTTGGTCTAACTTGCTAATGATATTGAGGCGAACATCAGGGAATTCATCTTTCAAGAGGGAGAGAAATATGGGAAGAAGTTGTTCGATTGTTGCATCCTGCCCAAtcatcaaaatttgtaaaaaaaaaataaccaaGAAGTTAAGAAAGTCAAGACGTTTGAGGTAATACGGTACTTGCAGATTTTACCTTTCCCAAGACAGGAGCCATCCCCATAATGACAGATGCCAAAGCAGATCTTACATGTTGGGAAGAATCAGATGACAATTCCTGCAAACAATGATATGGGAAACAATAGGTCACTAATTCTGTTACAATTGAATAATTCAAGTTAGGCTTCGGTTACCTTCACACAGGGCAGAATATGCTGGATAGCAAGTTCTGGATCAAGAATCCGACAGAATTTTGTAACTTTTCCAGCAGCTGCTATTCGCACTTCTGCTTCGTTATCTCGAAGCAGACGCACATATGCAGGAACTAAATCCGTCCTtgaaacatataaaaaatggtatttTATCATGAAAATCATTCTAATAAGAAGGGAAAACGTATCAATCACAGCAACGGATCAGATATAGATACTTACCTAGTAGGTTCAGGCCCCACAGCCTCACAAAGCTCATATAATTGATTGGCAACCATGTAACGAACACGCCAAGACTTATCCTGATGAGAAACACACACATATCAAAAGGGTTTCATTGGGGAAAGAAGGAAAGGGGCAACATAATCAACTTGAACATAAGAACAAGCATTGAAAACTTATCATCAGATACACAAACTCATAAGCATAAAAAGTTGTACATTCAACCTCCCCCCAAATTAATAAGCTACAACAGTACCCAACATATTGATACAAGGAATGATGATTACAGCAACTACATAATTAGAACTCAACGTTATCAAGGTTATATATACTTAGGACTCGTTTGATACAAAAGAtgggatatgagaagatatgtaaaacaagataagaaatacgggcttcatgtcaagatatgcaaagatatgatttttttccgttgttgtttgatagataagaaattatctaaatttgtattgtatatgaaataacatggcttaacttgacaaattggtgagatacataaacaaggttaatgttataattttggtaagattagATAGGGCCCTCGTCTTATATTGggctttgagttaagcttaactatgatatcaaacaattagaaatgtccatatataattctctatcttggtattactaacttatcaaacatgcCCTTAAAATACTTATTACCCACATTTAGACGGAGAGTCAACAACAAAGTAActagaataaattttaaataaatggcTCCAGTTCATAACTATATAGCAATAGTTTCGACTCACTATACCTGTGAGAAGTTGACAATCACAGGCAGAATATGGGCAACACAATCCTGAGGCTCCAACAACTTTCCAAGAGCAGCGCAGCCCTCAACAGCCAGTAAGCGAACAGAATCTTGATCTGGTAAGATCAATTGAAATGAGTAACTTTCAGTATATTCACAGTGCCATCTACCATCTTAATTTCCCATATTTTGTAGCTATCCATCATTTAagacaacaaaaataataattcgaTCACTTGATCTTTTGTTGCAATTTTTGCATTTGGTATATTCCAATGGTATCTTAACAAGTTCAAGTGATTTCTAGACATAGCCTCAATAAGACTATAAGAGCAAAAGACTCAGACTCCGATTTACCATCTTGTGTGAGGTCCTCAAACATAGACATTATATCTGTCTTGAGATGAGCAGCTTCCACTGTAGCAGCAAACTTTCCCAAGTTTGTTGCAGCCGCTCTTCTCACCATAGGCATATCATCTTGACATAATTGGCTGTATATTGACCTTAATTCTGTCTTTAGTGTATCCGGGGCACTTGGATATGCAATATGAAATATGCCACAAGCTGAGACACGGGCTGTAAACCACTCGCCTGCTGCCAGTCTCtgtaattcaaaataaaaaaacaactcCAGTCAAGATAGACACAAAACTGACATATTTGGTATCTGACTAACTATCTTATAGAGATATTGCTCTTTAACCTTTGCAAGAGGAATAAACGAGTCAACCAAATCACTCTCCCTCATTTGTGATCCAATTCTGCATAACGATTCTACAGCTTTGTCCCTCACACAGGTCTCCTCCACAGTGCAAAGTGTTTCTAAAGGGGGGAGCAGCACGTTAGCATGTTCCTCTCCTCCAACATATGGAATGAAGACGCCCAATTCTTCAGCCATAGCAAGCAGCACCTCATCATCGTCATCATTGTTCTCACTCAAAAACGGAATCAACTCCTTTCTAGTCCTCTCCTCCCCGAGCGCACGTGCAATGGTGGATAGTCTACGTATGGAGTTCAACCGTAGCTGAATGTCCTCATTCTTTAACTCATCTATCAGGACTGCTATTGGGTACAATGGTTCATCCACCATCGACATAGTGGCACAAAATAATGGTACCAAAATCTGCAACTtcacataataaaattcaGGAATAATATTAGCACACCATAGACCAACTGAATCCTAATTTACACAaccaaaagaaataataaaatcaattcatTCTAAGATTATTctgtaaataaaatcaaaatccacAGGATTATATTGTTCCAAACCTCATTTCCCAACCAGACtcgaaaattttagaaaactaTGGAGCTGAAAACGGATCAGAATTTCcataagaacaaaaaaatacGAGACTATAATCTAATCACGAGATCCCATCATAACGGGTGCTAAAATTATAACTCAAAGGAAAAAAGGTTAAGCTAGGttcataaaataagagagaaatgCAATTTACTCAGGCCAAAAACTAACGCAGGGATCACCCTCCCCCAGATCAAAAAAAGGGGAAAGCgaaataatctaaattaacTCGGAGATGAGATATTAGacccaaaatttaaatttggcaAGCcctaattgttttttttattattattatttgggaagttggaataaattaaagagcAGATCAAAATCCATGGGAAGAAATCCAAGATCTGGGGTCTGAATCCTCAATCAACATCAATTAGGgcaaagagagaaaattgaaaGGAGAAGAGATTTACCTGTGGCAATAAGCTCCGCCGGCTCCCTCAGAATCAGAGGCGTTTAGGTGGAGagatatttatgaattttgtattcgAGATTTCAGGCCAATGTTTGCATGTAAAAAgctggagaagaagaagaagaaaaatggcaGCCGAAATACAGTCTCATCAAAAGGAGCGATTAAATTTGCTTTACTTTAATCAGAGTGATGCCAaggttgaatattttattttattttattttattttctatataaaataaCACCTCTACcttttttgatttaaaaaaatacagagTACTACTAGTATCTTTTGTATTGAACAACTCCCACACAACCAACTGATTGaagatcaaatattttgaaccTAAAATCTTGCTACCATTGAAAATCACCCCTTTCAATCTCCAATCTTAACTATATATTTCAGAActctaactaactaactagAGTTCAAATATCTCTAGCCTTGTTAGAACAACAACATCAGGATCTATGAACTCTGCCTCCTCACTAAGCTCCTCAAAGAAGTCcaccataattttttttatggactTATTGAATGCTCCAGATTTTCGTGTGACAATCCTGTAATTTAACTATCAAGTTGCTGGCCTAAcatttttagtaatgtttAAAATCTGTATTTCTGCAATAAAGTTTGGAAACTTCATGTCGctaatttttataaacaaattatgACACAGGCTATGGGCTTAAACTGATTAAAAGCCCAGTGTAGTTATAGGCCCATGGCCCTTCCTTTTAAGAAAGCAACAATGGCAATCATCAAACGACAAGAGTAGCAATGAGATGAACATATCCTTTGGTAGTAGACTGCATCTTGCAAAGCAAATGATATAGATAAAGACATAAAAGAGCAATGCCTATCACTCAGAGAATTGATTGTATCTGAACAGGACCCCCCTACaataaaacatgaaacaaATGAATCAGAAGAAAAATACCACTTCATTTCGAAGTTGAATTGCAATCACCTTATTCTTCAAATTGTgcaaatacaataaaaaaatcagcTATACTTACAAAAGCATATGGAAGTAAGAAGAGCCCTCTTCTTATATGTTCCCTAGCTCCGCTCAGAATAGACCTTCTTGTGCATTCTCATAAATATGGTCAAAAATGGGTAAAGAGTTACTACATATACACGCATACGAAATATGCTTATATTGTATACTAACCTCTGACACCTTTGATGTAGACCAAAAACTCATTCATGTAAAACATTCCATTTgctagaaatgaaataaacatatatCCTATGCTGATTCTAGTACTTAAAACGTGAAATGAACTTGAGTCCTTTGATAGCAATCAACTATACGTTTGACGCTGTTTCAAgaataacttaaaataaaaggtgGAAAAAGGCGGATCATTAGAGACTTCTTTGAATAGCATAAGCATCTATCAGGACTCCAACGTGTCACTATCCTATATGTCAATAGAagtttatctatttattttttgaatgaatTCGACTAATAGAATAGAGAATATAATTGTGCACACGTAGATTAACCTCCTCATTAAACCAATTTGAACTGAAGGTGGATCtattaagaagaaaaaaaaggcatGGATAAATAGATCTCATTCATATCATTATGtaagtataatatttcaaactaTTGTCTTGGTGGATTCATTTTACTTGAATCCTTTATTTACATAGATGatgtataaaatttcaaaatattgtcTAGATGGATTCATTTTCTTAGAATCCTTTATTGATCAGGGTCTAAAACACGAAACTTTATATGGCAATCTTGGCGACAAGACAAAGATCATTCTTCTTATGCATTGCTGCACCAGTCGTACTCTCGAAATCAATATCATCTTCCTTCATTCCAACAGGCAATTcccaattaaatttgtataaaagATTTGCTAAAGCAAGTTCCATCTGGGCCATCGCCATTCCATTTCCCGGGCACCCTCTCCGCCCGAATCCAAACGCTATATCCTGAGTAGTCTGATCCCCCACGAACCTCTCCGGCAAGAATTCATCCGCGTTTTCCCACGCGGCGGGATCTCTTCCAATAGCCCAAAGATTCATATACACCATAGTTCCAGCTTCTATTTCATAACCATTTACACTACACTTTTCAGTAGTCTTTCTTGGAATTGAAAGTGGAGCTGGTGGATACAATCTCATACTCTCTTTTATAACTGCCCTCAAATATGGAAGTTTCTCTATGTCTTGTTTATCGATCATATCTTTCTTTCCAATCAACTGCCTTATCTCCTCTTGCAACTTCTTCATCACCAAAGGCTTCTTCATCAACAATGTCATTGTCCACAATATAACACTTGCTACTGAGTCGTTCCCTCCGGTAACCATATCCTGCAAAATTAATCACCTAAACACTTGTTCCTCAAATGATTATATCAAGATgtaatttcaatataaaattcattacCATTAGTGCTGCTTTGATGTGGTTTACGGTAAGAGAAGAGGTTCCATTTTCTTTAATCCTTAACAAAATATCGATGAAGTCACCTTCCATAGATTTAGGCCTATTCGGCTTCAGATGCTCTTCAATCAATTCTTGACAAAAAGAATCCATCATGTGAAAAGTCTTATCAAGCCTTGCAGCCATTCCAGAGAGGCTATCAACCCATCGAAACCAAGGCAAGTAATCCCCCACAAAAAAGCCTGCATATAAGCTCTGAACTCCGAGAGCAAGATGGTTTAAACGATCACCTCCATGTACCCCAAACACAAGTCTGACcatgatattatttaaaaGCATCGTCGTCATCTCACTGAAATTGGTGACGGTGGAAGAAGAGGCATCTCTAGCAATCTTCTCCATCATCTTTCTCACTTCATCGCTGAAAATGGAGTGAGATGATTGAACTTGCTTTGTGCTAAAGAGATGGAGGGTGGAGACCTTCCTCATCTCCCTCCACGTGTCATTGTAGTCGGAAAACCCGATGTCTATGTTGTTATACGACAGCTTATCCATGGTGACAAGAGAAGGTCGGCCCGAGAAAATGGCATCGTATGATTTCAAGATCTCTTTCACTGCTTCTACTGAGGAAATCACAACAAGGGGCTTGATTCCGAGCTTGAGGAACATGACCGGGCCGTATTGCTTGGAGAGGCTCTGGAAGTACGTGTGCGGATACCGACCGTCGATTTGGAGCATATTTCCGACGATCGGCAGCCCTGGTGGGCCCGGTGGTCTGAGTTTGTTGGCATATTTAGGTTTTTGTAATTGGAAGTAGAGAATCAAGATTATGGGAAGAGACCAtaagagtaaaataagtgaTATCATTTTGTTGTATATATGATTATACAATGAAATGATACTTTAGAACAACAAgtctcttctttttatttgggatacaacatgttttacttATAAATAGGATACACATTTTTGGGAGATCGTAGTATTATAgtaagataataaaattaataataga
The nucleotide sequence above comes from Salvia hispanica cultivar TCC Black 2014 chromosome 5, UniMelb_Shisp_WGS_1.0, whole genome shotgun sequence. Encoded proteins:
- the LOC125188816 gene encoding serine/threonine-protein phosphatase 2A 65 kDa regulatory subunit A beta isoform; amino-acid sequence: MSMVDEPLYPIAVLIDELKNEDIQLRLNSIRRLSTIARALGEERTRKELIPFLSENNDDDDEVLLAMAEELGVFIPYVGGEEHANVLLPPLETLCTVEETCVRDKAVESLCRIGSQMRESDLVDSFIPLAKRLAAGEWFTARVSACGIFHIAYPSAPDTLKTELRSIYSQLCQDDMPMVRRAAATNLGKFAATVEAAHLKTDIMSMFEDLTQDDQDSVRLLAVEGCAALGKLLEPQDCVAHILPVIVNFSQDKSWRVRYMVANQLYELCEAVGPEPTRTDLVPAYVRLLRDNEAEVRIAAAGKVTKFCRILDPELAIQHILPCVKELSSDSSQHVRSALASVIMGMAPVLGKDATIEQLLPIFLSLLKDEFPDVRLNIISKLDQVNQVIGIDLLSQSLLPAIVELAEDRHWRVRLAIIEYIPLLASQLGVGFFDDKLGALCMQWLQDKVYSIREAAANNLKRLAEEFGPEWAMQHIVPQVLDMVTNPHYLYRMTVLQAISLLAPVMGSDITCSKLLPVIVNATKDRVPNIKFNVAKVLQSMIPIVDQSVVEKTIRPSLVELSEDPDVDVRFFANQALQSIDHVMMSS
- the LOC125187157 gene encoding 5-OH-xanthotoxin synthase-like; this translates as MISLILLLWSLPIILILYFQLQKPKYANKLRPPGPPGLPIVGNMLQIDGRYPHTYFQSLSKQYGPVMFLKLGIKPLVVISSVEAVKEILKSYDAIFSGRPSLVTMDKLSYNNIDIGFSDYNDTWREMRKVSTLHLFSTKQVQSSHSIFSDEVRKMMEKIARDASSSTVTNFSEMTTMLLNNIMVRLVFGVHGGDRLNHLALGVQSLYAGFFVGDYLPWFRWVDSLSGMAARLDKTFHMMDSFCQELIEEHLKPNRPKSMEGDFIDILLRIKENGTSSLTVNHIKAALMDMVTGGNDSVASVILWTMTLLMKKPLVMKKLQEEIRQLIGKKDMIDKQDIEKLPYLRAVIKESMRLYPPAPLSIPRKTTEKCSVNGYEIEAGTMVYMNLWAIGRDPAAWENADEFLPERFVGDQTTQDIAFGFGRRGCPGNGMAMAQMELALANLLYKFNWELPVGMKEDDIDFESTTGAAMHKKNDLCLVAKIAI